Proteins encoded in a region of the Leopardus geoffroyi isolate Oge1 chromosome E2, O.geoffroyi_Oge1_pat1.0, whole genome shotgun sequence genome:
- the LOC123577872 gene encoding zinc finger protein OZF-like isoform X5: MEAAARTDRAQGTVTFEDVAVYFSREEWGLLEEAQRRLYQDVMLENLALVTSLGCQHGAENEEAPSEQSVSVEGASHVRTPKAGLSPQKASPCEVCAPVLEDSFQLAEHQETQFDEKLYTAGTHGKRVYFSGNLQQQQKEHTGDQPFRSSASGASVAKSCRRHVSGKPLICGETERDFLVSSGFLQQQATHTGEKSNNGTECGAAFHKGKTQHHWGDCTEALSNQHTFVHHQRVLPGERCYMCSECGKSFSHNSSLIKHQRVHTGERPYACGECGKSFSQSSNLFQHRRVHTGERPYECSECGKSFSQSYSLNNHRKVHTGERPFECGECGKSFSQRSNLIQHRRIHTGEKPYECSECGKSFNQSSALLQHHTVHTGERPYECSECGKSFTYSSSLLKHQKVHTGSKPYECSECRKSFSQNCSLVLHLRVHTGERPYECSKCGKSFSQSSALLKHQRVHTGERPYECRECGKSFRRSSNFSDHRRVHTGERPYKCNQCEKSFSKSSGLTRHQRVHTGLGLMSVLNEKAISQRPYLIDYHKVHMAKNNLVV, encoded by the exons GGCACTGTGACCTTTGAGGATGTGGCCGTGTACTTCTCCAGGGAGGAATGGGGTCTCCTTGAGGAGGCTCAGAGACGCCTGTACCAggatgtgatgctggagaacttGGCACTTGTAACCTCCCTGG gctgtcagcatggagcagaGAATGAGGAGGCACCTTCTGAGCAGAGCGTTTCTGTAGAAGGAGCGTCACATGTCAGGACTCCCAAGGCAGGTCTTTCTCCCCAGAAGGCCAGCCCCTGTGAGGTGTGTGCTCCAGTCTTGGAAGACAGTTTCCAGTTGGCTGAGCACCAGGAAACCCAGTTCGATGAGAAATTGTACACTGCTGGGACACATGGGAAAAGAGTCTATTTCAGCGGAAACcttcagcagcagcagaaggAGCACACTGGAGATCAGCCCTTCAGAAGCAGCGCGAGTGGAGCTTCGGTGGCAAAGAGCTGCAGACGGCATGTGTCAGGGAAGCCCTTGATCTGTGGGGAGACTGAGAGGGACTTCCTGGTCAGCTCGGGATTCCTCCAGCAACAGGCCACACACACCGGGGAGAAGTCAAACAATGGAACTGAGTGTGGGGCAGCCTTCCACAAGGGAAAAACTCAACACCACTGGGGAGACTGCACAGAAGCTCTCAGCAACCAACACACATTTGTTCATCACCAGAGAGTCCTTCCCGGGGAAAGATGTTACATGTGCAGTGAGTGTGGGAAATCTTTTAGCCATAACTCTAGCCTCATTAAACACCAGAGAGTTCACACCGGAGAAAGGCCTTATGCGTGTGGGGAATGTGGGAAGTCCTTTAGCCAAAGCTCCAACCTCTTTCAACATCggagagttcacactggagaaaggccctatgagtgcagtgaatgtgggaaatcttttagcCAAAGTTACAGCCTGAATAACCATCGGAAAGTTCATACCGGAGAAAGGCCTTTTGAGTGTGGAGAATGTGGCAAATCATTTAGTCAAAGATCCAACCTCATTCAGCATCggagaattcacactggagaaaagccttatgagtgcagtgaatgtgggaagtCCTTTAATCAAAGCTCTGCACTCCTGCAACACCATACtgttcacactggagaaagaccctatgagtgcagtgaatgtgggaaatcctttACCTACAGTTCCAGCCTCTTAAAACACCAGAAGGTCCACACTGGATCAAAGCCTTATGAGTGTAGTGAATGTAGGAAATCTTTTAGCCAAAATTGCAGCCTTGTTCTACATCtgagagttcacactggagaaaggccttatgagtgcagcaaatgtgggaaatcttttagcCAAAGCTCTGCGCTCCTTAAACaccagagagttcacactggagaaaggcccTATGAGTGCCGTGAATGTGGGAAGTCCTTTAGGCGAAGCTCCAACTTCAGTGACCATCGAAgggttcacactggagaaaggccaTATAAGTGCAACCAGTGTGAGAAATCCTTTAGTAAAAGCTCTGGCCTCACTCGACACCAGAGAGTTCATACTGGATTGGGCCTTATGAGTGTCTTGAATGAGAAAGCCATTAGCCAAAGGCCTTACCTCATTGATTACCACAAAGTGCACATGGCAAAAAACAACTTAGTTGTGTAG
- the LOC123577872 gene encoding zinc finger protein OZF-like isoform X4, with protein sequence MAAAARRDPTEGTVTFEDVAVYFSREEWGLLEEAQRRLYQDVMLENLALVTSLGCQHGAENEEAPSEQSVSVEGASHVRTPKAGLSPQKASPCEVCAPVLEDSFQLAEHQETQFDEKLYTAGTHGKRVYFSGNLQQQQKEHTGDQPFRSSASGASVAKSCRRHVSGKPLICGETERDFLVSSGFLQQQATHTGEKSNNGTECGAAFHKGKTQHHWGDCTEALSNQHTFVHHQRVLPGERCYMCSECGKSFSHNSSLIKHQRVHTGERPYACGECGKSFSQSSNLFQHRRVHTGERPYECSECGKSFSQSYSLNNHRKVHTGERPFECGECGKSFSQRSNLIQHRRIHTGEKPYECSECGKSFNQSSALLQHHTVHTGERPYECSECGKSFTYSSSLLKHQKVHTGSKPYECSECRKSFSQNCSLVLHLRVHTGERPYECSKCGKSFSQSSALLKHQRVHTGERPYECRECGKSFRRSSNFSDHRRVHTGERPYKCNQCEKSFSKSSGLTRHQRVHTGLGLMSVLNEKAISQRPYLIDYHKVHMAKNNLVV encoded by the exons GGCACTGTGACCTTTGAGGATGTGGCCGTGTACTTCTCCAGGGAGGAATGGGGTCTCCTTGAGGAGGCTCAGAGACGCCTGTACCAggatgtgatgctggagaacttGGCACTTGTAACCTCCCTGG gctgtcagcatggagcagaGAATGAGGAGGCACCTTCTGAGCAGAGCGTTTCTGTAGAAGGAGCGTCACATGTCAGGACTCCCAAGGCAGGTCTTTCTCCCCAGAAGGCCAGCCCCTGTGAGGTGTGTGCTCCAGTCTTGGAAGACAGTTTCCAGTTGGCTGAGCACCAGGAAACCCAGTTCGATGAGAAATTGTACACTGCTGGGACACATGGGAAAAGAGTCTATTTCAGCGGAAACcttcagcagcagcagaaggAGCACACTGGAGATCAGCCCTTCAGAAGCAGCGCGAGTGGAGCTTCGGTGGCAAAGAGCTGCAGACGGCATGTGTCAGGGAAGCCCTTGATCTGTGGGGAGACTGAGAGGGACTTCCTGGTCAGCTCGGGATTCCTCCAGCAACAGGCCACACACACCGGGGAGAAGTCAAACAATGGAACTGAGTGTGGGGCAGCCTTCCACAAGGGAAAAACTCAACACCACTGGGGAGACTGCACAGAAGCTCTCAGCAACCAACACACATTTGTTCATCACCAGAGAGTCCTTCCCGGGGAAAGATGTTACATGTGCAGTGAGTGTGGGAAATCTTTTAGCCATAACTCTAGCCTCATTAAACACCAGAGAGTTCACACCGGAGAAAGGCCTTATGCGTGTGGGGAATGTGGGAAGTCCTTTAGCCAAAGCTCCAACCTCTTTCAACATCggagagttcacactggagaaaggccctatgagtgcagtgaatgtgggaaatcttttagcCAAAGTTACAGCCTGAATAACCATCGGAAAGTTCATACCGGAGAAAGGCCTTTTGAGTGTGGAGAATGTGGCAAATCATTTAGTCAAAGATCCAACCTCATTCAGCATCggagaattcacactggagaaaagccttatgagtgcagtgaatgtgggaagtCCTTTAATCAAAGCTCTGCACTCCTGCAACACCATACtgttcacactggagaaagaccctatgagtgcagtgaatgtgggaaatcctttACCTACAGTTCCAGCCTCTTAAAACACCAGAAGGTCCACACTGGATCAAAGCCTTATGAGTGTAGTGAATGTAGGAAATCTTTTAGCCAAAATTGCAGCCTTGTTCTACATCtgagagttcacactggagaaaggccttatgagtgcagcaaatgtgggaaatcttttagcCAAAGCTCTGCGCTCCTTAAACaccagagagttcacactggagaaaggcccTATGAGTGCCGTGAATGTGGGAAGTCCTTTAGGCGAAGCTCCAACTTCAGTGACCATCGAAgggttcacactggagaaaggccaTATAAGTGCAACCAGTGTGAGAAATCCTTTAGTAAAAGCTCTGGCCTCACTCGACACCAGAGAGTTCATACTGGATTGGGCCTTATGAGTGTCTTGAATGAGAAAGCCATTAGCCAAAGGCCTTACCTCATTGATTACCACAAAGTGCACATGGCAAAAAACAACTTAGTTGTGTAG
- the LOC123577872 gene encoding zinc finger protein OZF-like isoform X6, which translates to MNPAQGTVTFEDVAVYFSREEWGLLEEAQRRLYQDVMLENLALVTSLGCQHGAENEEAPSEQSVSVEGASHVRTPKAGLSPQKASPCEVCAPVLEDSFQLAEHQETQFDEKLYTAGTHGKRVYFSGNLQQQQKEHTGDQPFRSSASGASVAKSCRRHVSGKPLICGETERDFLVSSGFLQQQATHTGEKSNNGTECGAAFHKGKTQHHWGDCTEALSNQHTFVHHQRVLPGERCYMCSECGKSFSHNSSLIKHQRVHTGERPYACGECGKSFSQSSNLFQHRRVHTGERPYECSECGKSFSQSYSLNNHRKVHTGERPFECGECGKSFSQRSNLIQHRRIHTGEKPYECSECGKSFNQSSALLQHHTVHTGERPYECSECGKSFTYSSSLLKHQKVHTGSKPYECSECRKSFSQNCSLVLHLRVHTGERPYECSKCGKSFSQSSALLKHQRVHTGERPYECRECGKSFRRSSNFSDHRRVHTGERPYKCNQCEKSFSKSSGLTRHQRVHTGLGLMSVLNEKAISQRPYLIDYHKVHMAKNNLVV; encoded by the exons GGCACTGTGACCTTTGAGGATGTGGCCGTGTACTTCTCCAGGGAGGAATGGGGTCTCCTTGAGGAGGCTCAGAGACGCCTGTACCAggatgtgatgctggagaacttGGCACTTGTAACCTCCCTGG gctgtcagcatggagcagaGAATGAGGAGGCACCTTCTGAGCAGAGCGTTTCTGTAGAAGGAGCGTCACATGTCAGGACTCCCAAGGCAGGTCTTTCTCCCCAGAAGGCCAGCCCCTGTGAGGTGTGTGCTCCAGTCTTGGAAGACAGTTTCCAGTTGGCTGAGCACCAGGAAACCCAGTTCGATGAGAAATTGTACACTGCTGGGACACATGGGAAAAGAGTCTATTTCAGCGGAAACcttcagcagcagcagaaggAGCACACTGGAGATCAGCCCTTCAGAAGCAGCGCGAGTGGAGCTTCGGTGGCAAAGAGCTGCAGACGGCATGTGTCAGGGAAGCCCTTGATCTGTGGGGAGACTGAGAGGGACTTCCTGGTCAGCTCGGGATTCCTCCAGCAACAGGCCACACACACCGGGGAGAAGTCAAACAATGGAACTGAGTGTGGGGCAGCCTTCCACAAGGGAAAAACTCAACACCACTGGGGAGACTGCACAGAAGCTCTCAGCAACCAACACACATTTGTTCATCACCAGAGAGTCCTTCCCGGGGAAAGATGTTACATGTGCAGTGAGTGTGGGAAATCTTTTAGCCATAACTCTAGCCTCATTAAACACCAGAGAGTTCACACCGGAGAAAGGCCTTATGCGTGTGGGGAATGTGGGAAGTCCTTTAGCCAAAGCTCCAACCTCTTTCAACATCggagagttcacactggagaaaggccctatgagtgcagtgaatgtgggaaatcttttagcCAAAGTTACAGCCTGAATAACCATCGGAAAGTTCATACCGGAGAAAGGCCTTTTGAGTGTGGAGAATGTGGCAAATCATTTAGTCAAAGATCCAACCTCATTCAGCATCggagaattcacactggagaaaagccttatgagtgcagtgaatgtgggaagtCCTTTAATCAAAGCTCTGCACTCCTGCAACACCATACtgttcacactggagaaagaccctatgagtgcagtgaatgtgggaaatcctttACCTACAGTTCCAGCCTCTTAAAACACCAGAAGGTCCACACTGGATCAAAGCCTTATGAGTGTAGTGAATGTAGGAAATCTTTTAGCCAAAATTGCAGCCTTGTTCTACATCtgagagttcacactggagaaaggccttatgagtgcagcaaatgtgggaaatcttttagcCAAAGCTCTGCGCTCCTTAAACaccagagagttcacactggagaaaggcccTATGAGTGCCGTGAATGTGGGAAGTCCTTTAGGCGAAGCTCCAACTTCAGTGACCATCGAAgggttcacactggagaaaggccaTATAAGTGCAACCAGTGTGAGAAATCCTTTAGTAAAAGCTCTGGCCTCACTCGACACCAGAGAGTTCATACTGGATTGGGCCTTATGAGTGTCTTGAATGAGAAAGCCATTAGCCAAAGGCCTTACCTCATTGATTACCACAAAGTGCACATGGCAAAAAACAACTTAGTTGTGTAG